ATTAGCCTTTCACTCCGATCCACAGGTCATCCGCTAACTTTTCAACGGTAGTCGGTTCGGTCCTCCAGTTAGTGTTACCCAACCTTCAACCTGCCCATGGATAGATCGCCCGGTTTCGGGTCTATTCCCAGCGACTAGACGCCCTATTAAGACTCGCTTTCGCTACGCCTCCCCTATTCGGTTAAGCTTGCCACTGAAAATAAGTCGCTGACCCATTATACAAAAGGTACGCAGTCACCCAACAAAGTAGGCTCCCACTGCTTGTACGCATACGGTTTCAGGATCTATTTCACTCCCCTCTCCGGGGTTCTTTTCGCCTTTCCCTCACGGTACTAGTTCACTATCGGTCAGTCAGTAGTATTTAGCCTTGGAGGATGGTCCCCCCATATTCAGACAAAGTTTCTCGTGCTCCGTCCTACTCGATTTCACTGCAAAGATGTTTTCGCGTACAGGGCTATCACCCACTATGGCCGCACTTTCCAGAGCGTTCCGCTAACATCAATACAGCTTAAGGGCTGGTCCCCGTTCGCTCGCCACTACTAAGGGAATCTCGGTTGATTTCTTTTCCTCAGGGTACTTAGATGTTTCAGTTCCCCTGGTTCGCTTCTTAAGCCTATGTATTCAGCTTAAGATACCTAACTTATGTTAGGTGGGTTCCCCCATTCAGACATCTCCGGATCAAAGTCTGTTTGCCGACTCCCCGAAGCTTTTCGCAGGCTACCACGTCTTTCATCGCCTCTGACTGCCAAGGCATCCACCGTATGCGCTTCTTCACTTGACCATATAACCCCAAGCAATCTGGTTATACTATGAAGACGACATTCGCCGAAAATTCGCATGTTCAATTAAGAACGTTCACAAATTTTACCTTAGCCTGAATAAACACCAGTGAAAGTGTTATCCAGTCTAACTTTCTATTACATACCCAAATTTTTAAAGAACGATCTAATCAAAAGATCAGAAATCAACATTCACCATCGTTTGATGGAATGCTCATTTCTAAGCTTTACGACAGAAAAACCACAGAGCGACTCTGCAGTTATCGTCTTCTACAATGAATCAAGCAATTCGTGTGGGAACTTATGGAGCAGCTGATGTCGTCGATTAAGGAGGTGATCCAGCCGCAGGTTCCCCTACGGCTACCTTGTTACGACTTCACCCCAGTCATGAATCACACCGTGGTAACCGTCCTCCCGAGGGTTAGACTAGCTACTTCTGGTGCAACCCACTCCCATGGTGTGACGGGCGGTGTGTACAAGGCCCGGGAACGTATTCACCGTGACATTCTGATTCACGATTACTAGCGATTCCGACTTCACGCAGTCGAGTTGCAGACTGCGATCCGGACTACGATCGGTTTTATGGGATTAGCTCCACCTCGCGGCTTGGCAACCCTTTGTACCGACCATTGTAGCACGTGTGTAGCCCAGGCCGTAAGGGCCATGATGACTTGACGTCATCCCCACCTTCCTCCGGTTTGTCACCGGCAGTCTCCTTAGAGTGCCCACCATTACGTGCTGGTAACTAAGGACAAGGGTTGCGCTCGTTACGGGACTTAACCCAACATCTCACGACACGAGCTGACGACAGCCATGCAGCACCTGTCTCAATGTTCCCGAAGGCACCAATCTATCTCTAGAAAGTTCATTGGATGTCAAGGCCTGGTAAGGTTCTTCGCGTTGCTTCGAATTAAACCACATGCTCCACCGCTTGTGCGGGCCCCCGTCAATTCATTTGAGTTTTAACCTTGCGGCCGTACTCCCCAGGCGGTCAACTTAATGCGTTAGCTGCGCCACTAAGAGTTCAAGACTCCCAACGGCTAGTTGACATCGTTTACGGCGTGGACTACCAGGGTATCTAATCCTGTTTGCTCCCCACGCTTTCGCACCTCAGTGTCAGTATCAGTCCAGGTAGTCGCCTTCGCCACTGGTGTTCCTTCCTATATCTACGCATTTCACCGCTACACAGGAAATTCCACTACCCTCTACCATACTCTAGCTTGCCAGTTTTGGATGCAGTTCCCAGGTTGAGCCCGGGGATTTCACATTCAACTTAACAAACCACCTACGCGCGCTTTACGCCCAGTAATTCCGATTAACGCTTGCACCCTCTGTATTACCGCGGCTGCTGGCACAGAGTTAGCCGGTGCTTATTCTGTCGGTAACGTCAAGACAATCACGTATTAGGTAACTGCCCTTCCTCCCAACTTAAAGTGCTTTACAATCCGAAGACCTTCTTCACACACGCGGCATGGCTGGATCAGGCTTTCGCCCATTGTCCAATATTCCCCACTGCTGCCTCCCGTAGGAGTCTGGACCGTGTCTCAGTTCCAGTGTGACTGATCATCCTCTCAGACCAGTTACGGATCGTAGCCTTGGTGAGCCATTACCTCACCAACTAGCTAATCCGATCTAGGCTCATCTGATAGCGCAAGGCCCGAAGGTCCCCTGCTTTCTCCCGTAGGACGTATGCGGTATTAGCGTCCGTTTCCGAACGTTATCCCCCACTACCAGGCAGATTCCTAGATATTACTCACCCGTCCGCCGCTCTCAAGAGGTGCAAGCACCTCTCTACCGCTCGACTTGCATGTGTTAGGCCTGCCGCCAGCGTTCAATCTGAGCCATGATCAAACTCTTCAGTTCAAACATCTTTGGGTTTTTAAGAAACCCTAAACTTGGCTCAGCAATCGTTGGTTACATCTTTGATTTCTCGCGGAGTAACTTGTGATGCTGATAATCTTGTTGACTATCAGTCTGACTCCACAAGCACCCACACGAATTGCTTGATTCAGTTGTTAAAGAGCGGTTGGTTTAGCTTTCGCTGAACCGAGGCGCGTATTCTACAGCAGCCTCTGTTGCTGTCAAGCGGTTATTTTAAGATGTTTTCAAAGTTTCCCCTGTAACATCAACCACTTGCGCTTTCGATCTCTCGTTAGCGGGAGGCGAATTCTACAGCGTTACACGCTGCTGTCAACACCTTATTTCCTGCTTCGATGACTTGAAGCTGGCACTCTCGAAAACAGATACAACTCATTGAAACTCAAGGAGTTTTCCGTTTCTACTGTGCCGGAAGAGGCGCGAATTATAGGCCGTCAGAATTCTAAGTCAAGCATTAATTGAAACTATTGCAGAGTGAAGCTCTATAGAGAGAAAGCCCCCTCAATGTGCGCACTATATTGCACATCCAGCATTACTTAAGCATGATGCCAGACCTCCTGACTTCCACACCCCGGGCACACTCCTTAATGACCAAGCTTCCCCATAGCCTCTTCTCGACGCTATTCCCTGTCGGCCTGCTGCTTATAGCCATGGCCTCAATACAATCCGGCGCATCGCTGGCCAAAAGCATGTTCCCCATTGTTGGAGCCCAGGGTACAACCAGCCTTCGACTGGTATTCGCCAGTATCATCATGCTGTTGATACTGCGCCCCTGGAGAGCCAAGTTCACCGCAAAGTCCTTGAAGACCGTTTTGGTGTACGGGATAGCCCTGGGGGGAATGAATTTCCTCTTCTATATGTCACTGCGCAGCGTTCCACTGGGCATTGCCGTCGCTCTGGAGTTCACGGGGCCTTTGGCTGTGGCCATTTATACCTCCCGCAGACCGATCGACTTCGCATGGATTGGCCTGGCCATCACGGGGCTGCTACTACTGATACCCATAGGTGAAAGCACCCAGGGAATCGACCCCGAAGGTGCTGCCTACGCACTAAGCGCCGGGGTTTGTTGGGCGCTGTACATTCTATATGGGCAGAGAGCCGGTGCTGACAACGGCGTTCAGACGGCGGCTTTGGGTGTAATTATCGCTGCGCTGTTTATCGCGCCTATCGGTGTTGCTCACGCCGGGGCCGCTTTATTCACCCCCAGCCTGATCCCGATAGCAATTGCCGTAGCCCTGATGTCGACGGCCATACCCTATACGCTAGAGATGATTGCCCTTACGCGCATGCCCACTCGCACATTCGGCACTCTCATGAGCATAGAGCCAGCCTTCGGGGCGCTGTCGGGGCTGCTGTTCCTTAATGAGGTATTGTCATTTACACAATGGATGGCCATCTCCTGCATCATAATGGCTTCCATCGGTGCGACCTTGACGATGCGCAACCACTCAACGCCGGTGGTTACCGACAAAAAGTCACCTATTTGACACAACTCTGGTAATTGACTCTCATTTAAGGGATGTTTGTCCCCTGAGTGTCAGCAGGGCTGATTTCGGATAAGGATGTCCACCAGTGCCATGGAGAGATGGTCGCCGATACACGCATCCCGAAAATCCGACGCAAACGCTTAAGGACAGGAATGAAACGAATTTTGGTAGCTTTAGCCGTGCTCGCTGTAACCGGCTGCGCTGCAACCTCGGAAACCGCCGTCAAACATGGCAAGCGAGGCTTGCATATCAATTGCTCTGGATTGTCCTCATCGTGGAACAAGTGCTATGCCGAAGCCGACAAGTCCTGTGGAAGCAAGGGCTACCGCGTGGTTGCCAAATCGGGTGATGCTGCCGAAGAGCCCGGGGATTACCCGTTTGGCTTGAATCCAGCAGGCTATACCAGCCGCAGCATGATCGTCATCTGCAAGTAGCTACCTCATGCCATGCGGTCGGCCAGGCCGACTGCATGGCATGAATATCAGGCTGCTATAGACAGTGGCGCAGTACGCGCCAGCAACCACTCAAGTGCAGCCCCTTCAAGCAGTGGACTCAAACGCTCGCGAACCTGCAGGTGATATGCATCAAACCACTCCAGTTCCTCATGCGTCAGCAATGAAGGTTCCAGGCAGCGCGTATCAATCGGGCACAGTGTCAGGGTTTCAAACTTCAGGAACGCTCCGAACTCCGAAGTCCCCGCCTCACGATTCAACACCAGGTTCTCAATTCGTACCCCCCAACGACCCGGACGATACGTCCCGGGCTCAATCGAGGTAATCA
This genomic stretch from Pseudomonas deceptionensis harbors:
- the rhtA gene encoding threonine/homoserine exporter RhtA produces the protein MTKLPHSLFSTLFPVGLLLIAMASIQSGASLAKSMFPIVGAQGTTSLRLVFASIIMLLILRPWRAKFTAKSLKTVLVYGIALGGMNFLFYMSLRSVPLGIAVALEFTGPLAVAIYTSRRPIDFAWIGLAITGLLLLIPIGESTQGIDPEGAAYALSAGVCWALYILYGQRAGADNGVQTAALGVIIAALFIAPIGVAHAGAALFTPSLIPIAIAVALMSTAIPYTLEMIALTRMPTRTFGTLMSIEPAFGALSGLLFLNEVLSFTQWMAISCIIMASIGATLTMRNHSTPVVTDKKSPI